A window of the Desulfovibrio sp. genome harbors these coding sequences:
- a CDS encoding MCE family protein has translation MFSKNAHVKDTIKASVALAVCLAVLGTFVVVLGGYRFWENLTYYNIRFKSVKDLSAGRPVKYGGLDVGRIISIGVDEDDPRMIRVVVGLNNTVEIRQGVMARIAQKGLVGDYYVFLDPQGDLGDPLPPNSYIASIETVDISQLAGLAGEILVDLRPRLERIAASLEQVLTGENSAKIGELLSKAPAMVEDLRKTASQIRADFTGLAISGKEAAETASRTLRGMEQAVDVVKKELETTLSDIRSEVKQVGVLTDTVHKAVRYDQAQLEDILANVEHLSSDLKHLAARLRERPWEVISQPRERKP, from the coding sequence GTGTTCTCCAAAAACGCACACGTAAAAGACACGATCAAAGCCAGTGTTGCTCTGGCTGTCTGTCTGGCCGTACTGGGGACGTTTGTGGTTGTCCTGGGGGGGTATCGCTTCTGGGAAAACCTGACCTATTACAATATTCGCTTTAAAAGCGTGAAGGATCTGTCTGCTGGCCGCCCGGTGAAATACGGCGGACTGGATGTCGGGCGGATAATCTCCATCGGAGTAGATGAGGATGATCCAAGAATGATCAGAGTGGTGGTTGGCCTGAACAACACAGTTGAAATCCGCCAAGGAGTTATGGCCCGGATTGCCCAGAAGGGGCTCGTGGGTGATTATTACGTTTTTCTCGACCCGCAGGGTGATTTGGGCGATCCGTTGCCTCCTAATAGTTACATTGCGTCCATTGAGACAGTGGACATTTCTCAATTAGCAGGACTCGCCGGAGAGATCCTTGTGGACTTGAGGCCCAGGTTGGAGCGTATTGCGGCAAGCCTGGAGCAGGTGCTGACCGGTGAGAATTCAGCGAAAATTGGAGAACTCCTTTCGAAAGCTCCAGCAATGGTGGAAGATTTAAGAAAAACCGCTAGCCAAATCAGAGCGGATTTTACCGGTCTAGCAATAAGTGGCAAGGAGGCTGCGGAAACCGCCTCGCGCACTTTGAGAGGAATGGAGCAAGCGGTTGATGTTGTTAAAAAGGAGCTGGAGACGACTTTGAGCGATATACGCAGTGAGGTGAAGCAGGTGGGAGTCCTGACAGATACGGTCCACAAGGCCGTCAGGTATGACCAAGCCCAGTTGGAGGACATTCTAGCCAATGTGGAACATCTGAGTTCGGATCTGAAACATCTGGCCGCAAGGCTTCGAGAACGGCCCTGGGAAGTTATCAGCCAACCGCGGGAGCGCAAGCCATGA
- a CDS encoding membrane integrity-associated transporter subunit PqiC, whose protein sequence is MKLILALGLSLVALGGCLGKPGPVEEYLKVSSGGDCGGVISPSKTATVVAVRPFKSADALDRQAVMLARGRVSNPSLRWYWEATPAKMFEQSMASALNCTPMLAAAWPTRSTTEAAYSLTGTVSAFEVQEQNLTMNVSINCQLWDGKNVSLVGAREFASKQQINKLDAQSIAEACANALSGISAEVGAWVMAVAGEAGQARNLK, encoded by the coding sequence ATGAAGTTAATACTGGCCCTGGGTCTTTCTTTAGTCGCGCTAGGGGGGTGCCTGGGCAAACCGGGCCCGGTTGAAGAATATCTCAAAGTGAGCAGCGGAGGAGACTGCGGGGGAGTGATCAGTCCGAGCAAGACCGCCACCGTCGTGGCGGTACGGCCGTTCAAATCCGCAGACGCATTGGACAGGCAGGCGGTGATGCTGGCGAGGGGGCGGGTGTCAAACCCGAGCCTGCGTTGGTATTGGGAGGCAACACCCGCAAAGATGTTCGAGCAATCGATGGCGAGTGCCCTTAATTGCACGCCTATGCTGGCTGCGGCGTGGCCAACTCGTTCCACCACCGAGGCGGCATACAGTTTGACAGGAACGGTATCTGCTTTTGAAGTGCAAGAACAGAATTTGACGATGAACGTCTCAATAAATTGCCAGCTCTGGGATGGAAAAAATGTGAGCTTGGTAGGAGCAAGAGAGTTTGCCAGCAAGCAGCAGATAAATAAATTGGACGCACAGTCCATTGCCGAAGCATGCGCCAATGCCCTCTCGGGTATTAGCGCGGAAGTGGGTGCGTGGGTTATGGCGGTGGCAGGCGAAGCAGGTCAGGCGAGAAATTTAAAGTGA
- a CDS encoding DUF1992 domain-containing protein, which produces MIEAITLIAEQRIREAMKQGVFDDLPCKGKPLDVYAEANIPPDLRMAYTLLKNGGYLDDGSNAIDPEKITSLENMLAHNPEERKNVRKMLKLTVIEFRMSRNGKRQLELEQKGYYEKVVEKIRIKKQEDII; this is translated from the coding sequence GTGATAGAAGCCATTACCCTGATAGCGGAACAACGAATCCGCGAAGCCATGAAACAAGGGGTTTTTGACGACCTTCCATGCAAAGGGAAACCGCTTGATGTGTATGCAGAAGCGAACATCCCGCCGGACCTCAGAATGGCATATACGCTTCTGAAAAATGGAGGGTACCTGGACGATGGGTCTAATGCCATCGATCCGGAAAAAATCACGTCATTGGAAAACATGCTGGCGCACAACCCGGAAGAACGTAAAAATGTGAGGAAGATGCTCAAACTCACAGTAATCGAGTTCAGAATGAGTCGCAATGGGAAAAGGCAATTGGAACTAGAACAAAAAGGCTATTATGAGAAAGTAGTCGAGAAGATAAGAATTAAAAAGCAGGAGGACATAATATGA
- a CDS encoding DUF1311 domain-containing protein, whose translation MIRMVFAAAVLNLMMLSSPATAQNCDRPGTVQEMNECATLRLRAAEREIAEVYGALLDSEDKEFVKILKEAQDAWMRWREAEGKLAMKTVTDQTLAPYALKVQEAQMTEDRIKDLRSISGH comes from the coding sequence ATGATTAGAATGGTGTTTGCGGCAGCGGTTCTGAACCTCATGATGCTCAGCAGTCCCGCAACCGCACAAAATTGCGATCGTCCGGGAACGGTGCAGGAAATGAACGAGTGCGCTACGTTACGATTGCGCGCAGCTGAGCGTGAGATTGCCGAGGTATATGGAGCGTTGCTTGATTCCGAGGACAAAGAATTCGTAAAGATATTAAAGGAAGCGCAGGACGCCTGGATGCGCTGGCGGGAAGCTGAAGGCAAGCTGGCCATGAAGACCGTTACGGATCAGACGCTTGCACCGTATGCGCTAAAGGTCCAGGAAGCTCAGATGACGGAAGACAGGATCAAAGACTTGCGAAGTATCTCAGGACATTGA
- a CDS encoding Fmu (Sun) domain-containing protein, translating to MNGKPGQDLQGALDNALRSLADPRDKGLATELAYGYFRLKGRMEHLVRAHLDKPEKTNPLIVRILALAAYELTVLTGIPSFASLSWAVDAVKSRFGQTQANVANAVLRRIQALGVEASQQSFFESSSHSKLQAICAWYSCPVWLYELWANEYGEQEAIELMGTQLLPPINGVRFNSAHPESQTFFETFTFGRNTIFDQYPWAGFAPGDTNPLLVDVVRLESEGVLSRQSPAVGDILHHLGYQTWPGPIWDACCGRGGKTMALLERNASRVLASDPNRRRLKGLATESARLGLTRPSFFAADASRPPLSSYQGTILLDAPCSGLGVLSRRPDAKWKRTRKDIENLVVIQRGLLSSCAALLRPGGRLVYMTCTMTPQENEQQDAFLQSLGLTCVEIAKPQSGVRLREFFWGGVWAK from the coding sequence GTGAACGGTAAGCCTGGTCAGGATCTACAGGGGGCTTTGGACAACGCTCTTCGCTCTCTTGCTGATCCTCGCGACAAAGGACTCGCGACCGAGCTTGCCTACGGTTATTTTCGTCTTAAGGGTCGAATGGAGCACCTTGTTCGTGCTCATCTGGATAAGCCTGAAAAGACCAACCCTCTCATCGTTCGTATTCTCGCACTTGCTGCTTATGAACTTACCGTTCTTACCGGCATTCCTTCTTTCGCCAGTCTTTCTTGGGCTGTTGATGCGGTAAAAAGCCGCTTCGGGCAGACGCAGGCTAATGTGGCGAACGCCGTTCTTCGCCGTATTCAGGCACTTGGTGTAGAAGCTTCGCAGCAGTCATTTTTCGAGTCCTCCTCACACTCCAAATTGCAGGCAATTTGCGCCTGGTATTCATGCCCAGTGTGGCTGTATGAACTCTGGGCAAACGAATATGGAGAGCAGGAAGCAATAGAACTCATGGGGACCCAGCTCTTGCCCCCCATCAACGGCGTCCGGTTCAATTCGGCTCACCCTGAGTCCCAAACCTTTTTTGAGACCTTCACATTTGGCAGGAATACCATCTTTGATCAGTATCCCTGGGCTGGTTTTGCCCCAGGAGACACGAACCCTCTGCTGGTCGACGTAGTCAGGCTGGAAAGTGAAGGAGTGCTCAGTCGCCAATCCCCTGCAGTAGGCGACATCCTTCATCACCTTGGCTATCAGACCTGGCCTGGTCCCATCTGGGATGCCTGCTGCGGCAGGGGTGGCAAAACTATGGCCTTGTTGGAACGCAATGCTTCACGTGTGCTTGCTTCTGATCCCAACAGGCGTCGCCTGAAAGGGCTTGCAACGGAATCGGCTCGGCTTGGGTTAACTCGACCTTCCTTTTTTGCTGCTGATGCCTCTCGCCCTCCATTGAGCTCATATCAGGGCACTATTCTCTTAGATGCTCCTTGCTCAGGACTCGGCGTCCTTTCACGCCGACCCGACGCCAAATGGAAACGTACCAGGAAAGATATCGAGAATTTGGTAGTGATTCAAAGAGGCCTGCTCTCCTCTTGCGCCGCCCTTCTCAGACCTGGTGGTCGTCTCGTCTACATGACGTGCACCATGACCCCACAGGAGAATGAACAGCAGGACGCTTTTCTTCAATCTTTGGGTCTTACATGCGTAGAGATCGCCAAACCTCAATCAGGAGTGAGGCTGCGAGAGTTTTTCTGGGGAGGTGTTTGGGCTAAATAG
- a CDS encoding DUF116 domain-containing protein gives MEIVESSRKRLFIGLIAASSLVVCAALTLLWVVPTIGLENIHPLASTLWGAIVAAIMILVGWASLGLALSVAAGRTLPLTKRLRGVTIKLFLPLMIILARIFGISKERVRNSFIKVNNELVLGEGQNFRPHEILLLLPHCLQSSRCSVRLTYDINNCKRCGLCPVTGLLALSEAYGVHMAIATGGTIARRIVVQKRPKLILAVACERDLSSGIQDTYPLPVFGVLNDRPHGPCLDTHVPLEQLEHALRHFLQVEAAPVVILPRLNSTVQLLK, from the coding sequence ATGGAAATCGTCGAGTCCTCCAGAAAACGTCTATTTATAGGCCTCATCGCAGCCTCTTCGCTGGTGGTCTGCGCTGCTCTCACTTTGCTTTGGGTAGTCCCGACCATCGGCCTCGAGAACATCCATCCCTTGGCCTCCACCCTTTGGGGAGCAATTGTCGCTGCCATCATGATTCTTGTGGGCTGGGCCAGCCTTGGGCTTGCTCTTTCGGTAGCAGCTGGGCGCACTTTGCCTCTTACCAAACGTCTGCGCGGCGTTACCATCAAGCTCTTCCTTCCCCTGATGATCATACTTGCCCGCATCTTCGGTATTTCCAAGGAACGGGTTCGCAACTCCTTCATCAAGGTGAACAATGAACTCGTGCTTGGCGAAGGTCAGAATTTCAGGCCGCACGAAATCCTTTTGCTCTTGCCTCACTGCCTGCAGTCCAGCAGATGCTCCGTTCGACTCACGTACGATATCAATAACTGCAAGCGATGCGGCCTCTGCCCGGTAACCGGGTTGCTGGCACTGTCCGAAGCCTATGGCGTTCATATGGCAATCGCCACTGGCGGTACCATTGCCCGCAGAATCGTGGTCCAGAAGCGGCCTAAACTCATACTCGCGGTTGCCTGCGAAAGAGACCTCTCCAGCGGCATCCAGGACACCTATCCTCTTCCCGTCTTCGGTGTTCTGAACGACCGGCCGCATGGCCCATGCCTGGACACACATGTTCCTCTTGAACAGCTTGAGCATGCCTTGCGCCATTTTTTGCAGGTTGAAGCCGCACCTGTGGTAATTCTTCCCCGGCTGAACTCTACAGTCCAACTCCTTAAGTGA
- a CDS encoding methionyl-tRNA formyltransferase, producing the protein MGTPDFAATTLARVLASKSHEIVGVYSQPDRPCGRGHKCTPSPVKVLALEHGLSVFQPLNFKDPAAVAELEDLKPDVLLVAAYGLILPSSVLDIPKLGPWNVHASLLPKYRGAAPIQRAILDGALETGITIMRMETGLDTGPMLLKRSISIGPDETAGSVHDRLSELGGQLALEALSLLEHGPVTPEPQVDSQATYAAKLTKDDTLIRWDQTVLEVHNRIRAMSPKPGAFFTMSIPGGNLHIRLQTLPGVYSHGLPSDTPPGTILGLSGGALCIACVDGVYRLSSIKPSGKNFMDASAFSCGYLSKLDPGAPLVCPPPDDLISS; encoded by the coding sequence ATGGGTACCCCGGACTTCGCCGCAACCACGCTGGCGAGAGTTCTGGCTTCCAAGTCCCACGAAATCGTGGGGGTATACTCCCAGCCGGACCGGCCTTGCGGGCGCGGCCACAAGTGCACCCCGTCGCCGGTTAAGGTTCTTGCCTTGGAACACGGGCTGTCGGTGTTCCAACCGCTCAACTTCAAGGATCCGGCCGCTGTTGCCGAACTAGAGGATCTTAAGCCCGACGTTCTTCTCGTTGCTGCTTATGGGCTCATTCTGCCCAGCTCTGTTCTCGATATTCCGAAGCTTGGCCCCTGGAACGTGCATGCTTCTCTTCTTCCCAAATATCGGGGTGCTGCGCCCATACAGAGGGCAATACTCGACGGTGCTTTAGAAACCGGCATCACCATTATGCGCATGGAAACCGGCCTGGATACAGGGCCGATGCTTCTTAAGCGTTCCATTTCCATCGGTCCTGATGAAACCGCTGGGTCTGTTCACGACCGCCTATCAGAACTTGGCGGCCAACTCGCCTTGGAGGCGCTCTCGCTTTTGGAGCATGGACCGGTTACCCCTGAACCTCAGGTCGACTCTCAGGCAACTTACGCCGCCAAACTGACAAAGGATGATACCTTGATCCGATGGGACCAGACCGTCTTGGAAGTCCATAATCGGATACGCGCCATGTCCCCTAAACCAGGCGCCTTCTTTACCATGTCCATTCCTGGCGGAAATCTCCATATTCGGCTCCAGACGCTTCCTGGAGTCTATTCGCATGGCCTTCCCTCTGACACGCCTCCAGGGACAATCCTGGGGCTTTCTGGCGGGGCTCTTTGCATAGCCTGCGTCGATGGGGTCTATAGACTCTCTTCGATAAAGCCGTCCGGTAAAAATTTCATGGATGCATCGGCATTCTCTTGCGGGTATTTGAGCAAGCTCGACCCTGGGGCACCTCTCGTCTGCCCGCCACCTGATGATCTTATCAGTTCATAA
- the def gene encoding peptide deformylase — MPREILKYPNPILSQKALEIGEITPEIKQLALDMAEAMYEKRGIGLAAPQVGECCRLIAVDVSGPDERTDLRFLVNPVIVSREGEVEDEEGCLSVAQFRAKVKRSEKVVVKAKDLDGNPVEIAADDVMAVCLQHEIDHLDGVLFIDRISRLKRALYDNKVKKWLKARKADG; from the coding sequence ATGCCTCGCGAAATACTTAAATACCCTAACCCCATTCTTTCCCAAAAGGCTCTTGAGATTGGGGAGATCACCCCAGAGATCAAGCAGCTTGCCCTTGATATGGCCGAGGCCATGTATGAGAAACGCGGCATTGGTTTGGCAGCGCCCCAGGTCGGTGAATGTTGCCGCCTGATCGCTGTGGATGTGTCCGGACCTGACGAGCGCACAGACCTCAGGTTTCTGGTCAATCCCGTCATTGTTTCCCGCGAGGGAGAAGTCGAGGATGAAGAAGGCTGCCTTTCCGTGGCTCAGTTCCGGGCCAAGGTGAAGCGCTCAGAGAAGGTCGTTGTCAAGGCCAAGGATCTTGACGGCAATCCGGTCGAGATCGCCGCTGACGATGTCATGGCTGTATGCCTTCAGCACGAGATCGACCACCTGGATGGCGTTCTCTTTATCGACCGGATCAGCCGCTTGAAGCGCGCCCTCTACGACAACAAGGTCAAGAAATGGCTCAAGGCCAGGAAGGCTGACGGTTGA
- the aspS gene encoding aspartate--tRNA ligase — MDQTMTPDETSRATDPLGDWRRTHNCCQLTAKDIGADICLMGWVQFRRDHGGLIFVDLRDREGLTQVVFSPDHAPEAHERAHVVRSEYVLAIKGTVRPRPEGMANPNMVTGEIEVVVNDWKLLNTSKTPPFTIEDRIDAGEALRLKYRYLDLRRPKLAQNFILRSKAAQSVRRYLDRLGFLEVETPMLTKSTPEGARDFLVPSRVNQGQFFALPQSPQLFKQLLMVAGMERYYQIVKCFRDEDLRADRQPEFTQIDIEMSFVDEEQVMDMAEGMVRTLFQECLDIALPNPFPRITYDEAIRDYGLDKPDLRFGLKLTDVTDIVRGCELRVFAKAELVKGLKVEGGESMSRKEIDDLTEFVKIYGAQGLAWIKIRENEWQSPIAKFFSDEERNALAERLGLKVGDIVFFQAGAADMVNAALGNLRVQLGERLGLIDDKVFKPLWVTDFPLLEYDPEEKRWVAKHHPFTSPKDGHLEVLKSDPAKALARAYDLVLNGSEIGGGSIRNHTLDKQSAMFEALGIDAKEAEDKFSFLLNALQFGAPPHGGIAFGLDRLVMLMAGAKSIRDVIAFPKTQKATCLMTEAPSFVATKQLRELSIKLRENAVKDES, encoded by the coding sequence ATGGACCAGACTATGACCCCCGACGAGACCTCCCGCGCCACAGACCCTCTTGGAGATTGGCGCCGGACCCACAATTGCTGCCAGCTGACGGCCAAGGACATAGGCGCAGACATTTGCCTCATGGGCTGGGTGCAATTTCGCCGCGACCATGGAGGGCTCATCTTCGTGGACCTTCGCGACCGGGAGGGCTTGACCCAGGTGGTATTCAGCCCGGACCACGCACCTGAAGCCCACGAGCGTGCCCACGTGGTGCGCTCCGAGTATGTGCTGGCAATCAAGGGCACCGTACGCCCGCGTCCCGAGGGGATGGCCAACCCCAACATGGTTACCGGGGAAATTGAGGTTGTTGTAAACGACTGGAAGCTTTTGAACACCTCCAAGACTCCGCCCTTCACAATAGAAGACCGCATCGACGCGGGCGAAGCCCTTCGCCTGAAATACCGCTATCTGGACCTTCGCCGCCCCAAGCTGGCCCAGAATTTCATCTTGCGCTCCAAGGCAGCCCAAAGCGTGCGCCGCTATCTGGACCGCCTCGGCTTTCTGGAAGTGGAAACCCCCATGCTCACCAAGTCCACGCCAGAGGGGGCGCGCGACTTCCTGGTTCCAAGCCGGGTGAACCAGGGGCAGTTCTTCGCCCTGCCCCAGTCCCCGCAGCTTTTCAAGCAGCTGCTCATGGTGGCCGGGATGGAGCGCTACTACCAGATCGTCAAGTGTTTCCGCGACGAGGACCTTCGCGCTGACCGTCAGCCTGAATTCACCCAGATCGACATCGAAATGAGCTTCGTGGACGAGGAACAGGTCATGGACATGGCCGAGGGTATGGTCCGCACCTTGTTCCAGGAATGCCTGGACATCGCCCTTCCCAACCCGTTCCCGCGAATAACGTATGACGAAGCAATACGTGACTATGGCTTGGACAAGCCTGACCTCCGCTTCGGCTTGAAACTCACCGACGTGACCGACATCGTCCGGGGCTGCGAGCTCAGGGTGTTCGCCAAGGCCGAGCTCGTAAAAGGGCTCAAGGTTGAAGGCGGCGAGAGCATGTCTCGCAAGGAGATCGACGATCTTACCGAGTTCGTGAAGATTTACGGAGCTCAGGGCTTGGCCTGGATTAAAATCCGCGAGAACGAGTGGCAGTCCCCCATCGCCAAGTTTTTCTCCGATGAAGAGCGTAATGCCCTGGCAGAGCGCCTTGGTCTCAAGGTGGGCGACATAGTTTTCTTCCAGGCCGGTGCCGCGGATATGGTCAATGCCGCGCTGGGCAACCTGCGCGTTCAGCTGGGCGAACGCCTTGGCCTCATTGACGACAAGGTCTTCAAGCCCCTTTGGGTCACTGATTTTCCCTTGCTCGAATACGATCCAGAAGAGAAGCGCTGGGTTGCCAAGCACCACCCCTTCACCTCGCCCAAGGACGGCCACCTGGAGGTTCTTAAATCAGATCCCGCCAAAGCCTTGGCCCGCGCCTATGACCTTGTTCTCAACGGTAGCGAGATCGGGGGCGGCTCCATCAGGAACCATACCCTGGACAAGCAGTCCGCCATGTTTGAGGCTCTTGGCATCGACGCCAAAGAGGCCGAGGACAAGTTCAGCTTCCTCCTGAATGCCCTCCAGTTTGGCGCCCCGCCGCATGGCGGCATCGCCTTCGGATTGGACCGCCTGGTCATGCTTATGGCAGGAGCCAAGTCCATTCGCGACGTTATCGCATTCCCCAAAACCCAGAAGGCCACATGCCTTATGACCGAAGCCCCCAGCTTCGTGGCCACCAAGCAGCTGCGCGAACTGAGCATCAAGCTCAGGGAAAACGCGGTCAAGGATGAATCTTAG
- a CDS encoding histidine--tRNA ligase — MEKIQKIKGFADLLPAQALAFEHLERTARSVFTRYGYREARLPVLERTELFSRSIGEETDVVSKEMYTFPDRKGRSLTMRPEATAGMVRAYVENGLHAQEEMTKLWCAGPMFRYERPQKGRMRQFHQIDVEALGSASAHLDAEMLFMLAHFLTDLGIADLNFELNSLGCPECRPAYHAALNDYFRGFDAGQLCEDCMRRKLTNPLRVLDCKVPACKELTRSAPLISDFQCADCKDHFATVTGLLDAGGLGYTLNPRLVRGLDYYVRTTFEVTSGKIGSQSAVAGGGRYDGLVRNLGGPDLPGVGFACGMERLALLLGEQAPVPLDFYLAVLGEKALDAGLLLAQTLRAAGYTGECALAAKSAKSQMRQAGKSGARYCLILGESELEAGTVVAKNMSAGSQDTVSQASLIEHLRK; from the coding sequence ATGGAAAAAATCCAGAAAATCAAAGGATTCGCGGACCTTCTGCCCGCTCAGGCCCTGGCGTTCGAACACCTTGAACGCACCGCCAGGTCTGTTTTCACTCGCTATGGCTACAGGGAGGCCCGCCTTCCTGTGCTCGAACGTACGGAACTGTTCTCACGCTCCATCGGCGAGGAAACCGACGTGGTTTCCAAGGAAATGTACACCTTCCCGGACCGCAAGGGGCGTTCGCTGACCATGCGTCCCGAGGCCACGGCCGGGATGGTTCGCGCCTATGTGGAGAACGGCCTGCATGCCCAGGAGGAGATGACCAAGCTCTGGTGCGCCGGGCCGATGTTCCGCTACGAGCGGCCCCAGAAGGGACGGATGCGCCAGTTCCACCAGATCGACGTTGAGGCACTGGGGTCGGCTTCAGCCCACCTTGATGCTGAAATGCTCTTTATGCTGGCCCATTTCCTTACGGACCTGGGCATTGCCGATCTCAATTTCGAACTTAACTCACTGGGGTGTCCGGAGTGCCGCCCGGCATATCACGCGGCGCTCAACGATTACTTCCGGGGATTCGACGCGGGCCAGCTCTGTGAAGACTGCATGCGCCGCAAGCTGACCAACCCCCTGCGCGTGCTGGACTGCAAGGTGCCCGCATGCAAGGAGCTGACCCGCTCCGCTCCGCTCATTTCGGATTTCCAATGCGCTGACTGCAAGGATCATTTTGCTACGGTGACCGGGCTACTCGATGCCGGCGGACTTGGCTACACTCTGAATCCCCGCCTTGTACGCGGCCTGGATTACTACGTGCGCACCACCTTCGAGGTGACTTCCGGAAAGATCGGCTCGCAGTCCGCCGTGGCCGGGGGCGGGCGATATGACGGCCTGGTGCGCAACTTGGGGGGCCCTGACCTTCCTGGAGTTGGCTTTGCCTGCGGCATGGAGCGCCTGGCTTTGCTCTTGGGTGAACAGGCCCCAGTGCCTCTGGATTTTTACCTGGCTGTTCTCGGTGAAAAGGCCCTTGATGCCGGACTTCTTCTGGCCCAGACCCTGCGCGCAGCTGGGTATACCGGAGAGTGCGCTCTTGCTGCCAAGTCCGCCAAAAGCCAGATGCGCCAGGCAGGAAAAAGCGGAGCCCGCTATTGCCTCATTCTCGGTGAGTCCGAGCTTGAAGCCGGAACAGTTGTTGCCAAAAACATGAGCGCCGGGAGCCAGGATACTGTTTCCCAGGCATCATTGATCGAACATCTTCGCAAGTAA
- a CDS encoding methyltransferase domain-containing protein yields MLWDRHDLDRYERWLASPPGAYALAQECRLFEWLTSAWPRRGRTLLEIGCGPGFFLEFFHRGGFDVTGFDKSPVMLEAARERLGGKADFNLGDAHHLPYDTDSYDYVTLLTLLEFVENPRQVLMEAARVARKGILVGYVNRFSLYRLSAKHHKLLSQARWFMPWSMRSLARSAMGLLPIHEGSVLPGPYWTWRTGFPLWGLGRLVLPVPIGAYCAFTADLTAEPPLTPIAAFAGAQPTKSF; encoded by the coding sequence ATGCTTTGGGACCGCCACGACCTGGACCGTTACGAGCGCTGGCTGGCTTCGCCGCCTGGGGCTTACGCTCTTGCGCAGGAGTGCCGGCTCTTTGAATGGCTCACATCGGCTTGGCCCAGACGCGGGCGTACACTTTTGGAGATCGGCTGCGGGCCGGGGTTTTTCCTTGAATTCTTCCACCGAGGCGGTTTCGACGTCACCGGCTTCGACAAGTCTCCTGTGATGCTCGAAGCGGCTCGGGAAAGGCTTGGCGGCAAGGCGGATTTCAACCTCGGCGACGCCCACCATCTGCCCTACGATACAGACAGCTACGACTACGTCACCCTGCTCACCTTGCTCGAATTCGTCGAGAACCCTCGGCAAGTGCTCATGGAAGCGGCCCGGGTAGCCCGGAAAGGGATCCTCGTAGGCTATGTGAACCGGTTTTCCCTCTACCGTCTCTCGGCCAAGCATCACAAACTCCTGAGCCAAGCCCGTTGGTTCATGCCCTGGTCCATGCGCTCCCTTGCCAGGTCGGCCATGGGTCTGCTCCCCATCCATGAAGGCTCCGTCCTGCCCGGTCCATACTGGACTTGGAGAACAGGATTTCCTCTCTGGGGTTTGGGGCGCCTGGTGCTACCCGTACCCATCGGGGCCTATTGCGCTTTTACTGCTGATCTTACCGCCGAACCGCCGCTCACCCCCATTGCGGCCTTCGCCGGAGCCCAGCCCACAAAGAGCTTTTGA